GATGCCCAACAGAAAGAGGGTGACGAGGCATTCACCTACGGCGACGTCACAGTCTTGGTGGACATGAAGAGCTACCTCTTCTTGAACGGCACCACCTTGGACTACGTCGAAGACATCATGGGCGGGGGCTTCAAGTTCGAGAATCCGAACGCCCAGCGAAGCTGCGGTTGCGGCAGCTCCTTTGCCTGAGGGGCTAGCGGCCCTCGGGTTCCGTCTTCAACCACGCTGGCCCGCTTTCGGCGATGAAGGTGCCTTCGGCCTCCATCGAGACCTGATGTCGGCAGTACGCTAGACGCGAAACCTGCAGCCGGAGACCTATTCTTCGGGATTCCTTAGAAGATAATGATGAGAGGCAGCGGTCAGACGGCCCTGCCTCTTTCTGATTGAGGGGAAGGACCCGGCAATGGAAACTCACTCCGATAGTCATCTACCCCTGGAGGCGCTACACGAGGCCCTTGGCGCTGCCTGGCGGGAGCGGGAGGGCTGGCGCCTGCCGGCCCACTACGGCGACCCCGAGGCCGAGCATCAAGCCGTTAGAGCCTCGGCCGGTCTGGTGGATGAGTCGGCCCGCGTCGTCCTTAGAGTGACCGGCAGCGATCGGGTGGAATTCCTCCATGGGCTTACCACCAACCACATCAAAGAGATGAAGCCGGCCGAGGGTACATACAACGCCATGCTCACCCCGAAGGGGAGGGCGGTCGGGGAGCTCATCGTCTACGCCCTGGCCGACCACCTCCTGCTCGACATCCCCCCCGAGTGCGCCGATGCCGTCCAGAAGGCCCTCGATTTCTATCATTTCTCGGAAGAGGTCGAGTTCACCGATGTATCGGCCCGCAGGGTCGTGCTCGGTCTTCACGGGCCCAAGGCCGCTGGATTGCTGGAGAA
The Nitrospinota bacterium genome window above contains:
- the erpA gene encoding iron-sulfur cluster insertion protein ErpA, with amino-acid sequence MALELTEIAVTQVKELIEGQGNPDLKLRVGVKGGGCSGMSYTLALDAQQKEGDEAFTYGDVTVLVDMKSYLFLNGTTLDYVEDIMGGGFKFENPNAQRSCGCGSSFA